The uncultured Carboxylicivirga sp. genomic interval GCGTTTTTTGAATGCCAATGGAATTCGTTCAACCATTATCGATATCAATCCTCATAATATCGAATATCTCAAGAAGTTTGGCTTTAAAATCTATTATGGTGATATAACCCGGGCCGATATGTTGGAAGCGGCTGGAGCAGCTAAGGCAAAAGTATTGGTTATTGTAATGGGCGATCGTCAGCAGATAGATAAATTGGTAGATGTAGCCACCAAGCATTTCCCTCACTTAAAATTGGTTGTTCGTGCCGTTGATGTAGCTCATAGCCTTGAGTTAGCTAATAAAAAGGTTGATTATTTTCAGCAAGAGACTTTTGATTCTGCTGTTTCGCTTGGGGCCGATGCATTACGTAGTTTGGGAATGAGTAATTATAGTGTGCACAGGGCTGCTACTACTTTCAGACATCTGGATAGACGGTTTATGGATAACCTTCGACAACGGTACGATATGGACGATCCTCATTTTGTTTTAGAAGCCAGGAAGTTTTCAGAACATCTCGAAAATATTTTACTATTACAGCAAAAGCAACCTTATATGGATATGGAATCAGCATGGGATTCTTCGCCAATGATGAAGGAAGAAAATGAGAAAGATGAATAGAATCATTCTTCGAACTCCAATCCGTTCTTATGTTTATATCATCGAATAATATATTAGTTCGTTAACTTTTAATAGCTTATAAATAAGAAGGAAGACCTTATTTAAAATTTAAATTTCACGAATCTACTTGTCAAAAAAGAGTTCATGGTATTAAATTGCATCGTGGACTATAGGATTATGAGTGGAGCGGGAAGTGTATTAGTGGTAGAAAAAGATAAAAATGTCCTTCATTGGATCGCAGGATTATTGCAGGATCACGTAAAAAAAGTAATTACGGCAGAAACTCCATGTCAGATCCCTCATGCTATAAAAGTTAACGAGGTTGATGTGGTGGTGCTTCCATTTTCATGTAAGGGCGATTGTGTTGAAATTGAAGCAGGAGTGAGGGTTCTTCATTATCTGTTAAATATTAAACCTGATGCTAAAGTTGTTTTTTTAGTCTCGCCCAATGATCTCGGATCAGCTGTTAAAGTAATGAAAGAAGGAGCGGCTGATGTAATCAGTAATAGGTTCGAACATCGCGAACTCATTAACAGGGTGCTTTCTTTTATTGATGATTCGAAACAAAAAGGTAATAACTTAAAGTCTCACATATTTACTCCTCCAAAGAAAGAATTTATCTATCATTCAGATAAAATGCGCGAAGTGGTGCGTACTATCGAAAAGGTTGCTCCCTCCGAAGCCAATGTTCTTATTTTAGGAGAGAATGGTACCGGAAAAGAGCTTGTTGCCAATTCAATTCATCAAAAGTCAAAGCGATCCGATCAGATATTTATGTCGGTTGATTTAGGTGCTTTTAACAAAACGTTGATTGAAAATGAACTATTCGGCCATAAAAAGGGAGCTTATACCGATGCTCGATCAGATAAAGCCGGAAGGTTCGAAATGGCGGATGGGGGAACTATATTTTTGGATGAGATTGGCAATATGGATGTGTCGGTTCAATCGAAACTACTCACAGTTATTGAAAAACGAGAAGTAACTCGCATTGGCGATACTAAAGCAAAAGCAATTGATATACGATTAGTTTCTGCTACCAATAAAAAGTTGTATAAAATGGTAGATGAGAGTGAATTCAGAACAGATCTGCTTTATAGAATCAATACGGTTGAAATAGAATTACCACCCTTACGCGAAAGGCAAGAGGATATTCCTGTATTGGTATCTTATTTTTTATCGATGTATTGTGCCTTGTATCGAAAGCCACTACTTAAAATTGAAAAGGCAGCTATAACTTGTATGCAAAATTACGATTGGCCTGGTAATGTTCGTGAGCTCCAACATGTAATAGAAAAAGCTGTAATACTTACCGAAGGTAATAAAATTCTTAAACAAGAATTATGTCAGTATATCAAACCCAGTGAAACTGACGATTTAACCTTTACAAGCTATAACCTCGAAGATGTAGAGCGCGAAGTAATAAATAAAGTACTTCGGTTAAAATCGGGAAATTTAACTCATACAGCCGATGTTTTAGGTTTGACAAGAGCTTCTTTATATCGTCGATTAAGAAAATATCAGCTCTAACACTCACATAATCTTTTTATAAAGAACTATTGAAAAATGCAACTCTGATCTATCGTTTTTCATTTATATCTTCGCAGCGTAAAATTTTTAGTTATGCGAATTGTTTTGATTGGTTCAGGTAATGTTGCAACTCATCTGGGAAACGCTTTATATGAAGCTGGACATAAAATTGTGCAGGTGTATAGCAGAAGCAAGGAGAATGCAATTAATTTATCGGCCAGCATTGAGTCAACCGGAATAACTGATTTAAGTAAAATCGATACCAGTGCCGATATTTACATCATTTCGGTGAAAGACGATGCTCTTTCAGAGGTGGCTGAATTAATGCCTAAAGTAGAAGGTTTAGTTGTGCATACAGCAGGAAGCGTTGAGATTGAAGTTTTAAGTGTGTTTGAGAATTATGGTGTATTATATCCATTCCAAACATTTACTAAGGCAAGTAAAGTAAATTTTGGAAGTGTGCCTGTTTTGGTCGAAAGTAATACTGAAAAAAATACAGAGACGCTACTCAACTTGGGGCATACCTTAAGTAAGAATGTATTAAAGGCAGATTCTAAACAGCGAGCACAATTACATATTGCTGCTGTTTATTCGTGCAATTTTGTCAATTTAATGTATCGTTTAGCCGATGATGTTTTACAAGAAAGTGGCTTGCCTTTTAGCTTGTTGCAGCCATTGATACTTGAAACAGCCAACAAAGTTCAGGCTTTAAGTCCGTCAGAAACTCAAACAGGTCCGGCTTCACGTGACGATCAGCAGACAATACTAAAACATAAAGAAGTATTAGCTGATCATAATGAGCTGTCAGAAATATACAATCTTCTTACTGATAGTATATTAAAACGTATTAAATAGATGATTTATGAATGCGGTATTCAATTCCTTGATTACCTTTTGCATCGCTGAAGGTTAATTTTAGTTGCATGCCGCATTTCTTACATACTTTGATTGATCCTGTATTTTCAGCATACATTCTTGCGACTATTCTGGTGAAATTGTATTGCTCAAAACAATGGTTAATTAAATAATTACATACTTCGGTACCATAACCTTTGCTCCAGTATATTTCATCAATAATAAAACCAAGTTCTGCAATGTTATTATCGTTGAACGAATCAAATATACCAGCCTCACCAATAATTTCTCCAGAAGCAATCATCTTAATTGCGAAAATACCATAACCACTATCACTTCGTAAAGTAGAGTACTTCTTCTTAAGTTCATCTGCTGTATTGATATGATTATTGGGAATAAACTTCATATTAGCTTTATTGCTATAAATTTTAAATAATGATGAAATGTCTCCCTGTGTCAAAGGACTAAGTATTATCCTTTTTTCATTTGTTTTAATATCCATTTTAATTAACTCTATTTTACACTCTATTTTAATGAAACTATAGTGAATGGCCTTTATGTTTTTGGGGTAATTGAGTTGTTTAATAGCTAAAAATAGTCGATTTTTTTATTCTGGCGTTTACCCAATGTATACTTTAATAAGTCTGATGGATTTATTTATATTA includes:
- a CDS encoding GNAT family N-acetyltransferase; amino-acid sequence: MDIKTNEKRIILSPLTQGDISSLFKIYSNKANMKFIPNNHINTADELKKKYSTLRSDSGYGIFAIKMIASGEIIGEAGIFDSFNDNNIAELGFIIDEIYWSKGYGTEVCNYLINHCFEQYNFTRIVARMYAENTGSIKVCKKCGMQLKLTFSDAKGNQGIEYRIHKSSI
- a CDS encoding sigma-54 dependent transcriptional regulator, whose protein sequence is MDYRIMSGAGSVLVVEKDKNVLHWIAGLLQDHVKKVITAETPCQIPHAIKVNEVDVVVLPFSCKGDCVEIEAGVRVLHYLLNIKPDAKVVFLVSPNDLGSAVKVMKEGAADVISNRFEHRELINRVLSFIDDSKQKGNNLKSHIFTPPKKEFIYHSDKMREVVRTIEKVAPSEANVLILGENGTGKELVANSIHQKSKRSDQIFMSVDLGAFNKTLIENELFGHKKGAYTDARSDKAGRFEMADGGTIFLDEIGNMDVSVQSKLLTVIEKREVTRIGDTKAKAIDIRLVSATNKKLYKMVDESEFRTDLLYRINTVEIELPPLRERQEDIPVLVSYFLSMYCALYRKPLLKIEKAAITCMQNYDWPGNVRELQHVIEKAVILTEGNKILKQELCQYIKPSETDDLTFTSYNLEDVEREVINKVLRLKSGNLTHTADVLGLTRASLYRRLRKYQL
- a CDS encoding DUF2520 domain-containing protein, yielding MRIVLIGSGNVATHLGNALYEAGHKIVQVYSRSKENAINLSASIESTGITDLSKIDTSADIYIISVKDDALSEVAELMPKVEGLVVHTAGSVEIEVLSVFENYGVLYPFQTFTKASKVNFGSVPVLVESNTEKNTETLLNLGHTLSKNVLKADSKQRAQLHIAAVYSCNFVNLMYRLADDVLQESGLPFSLLQPLILETANKVQALSPSETQTGPASRDDQQTILKHKEVLADHNELSEIYNLLTDSILKRIK